From Penicillium psychrofluorescens genome assembly, chromosome: 1, one genomic window encodes:
- a CDS encoding uncharacterized protein (ID:PFLUO_001349-T1.cds;~source:funannotate): MALARPRGPIVSSGPALLPTNKTRLPGRAILLEKLEPNHASDLFSLTGGSALERTSLWDYMGDGPYSEAESFEKSIASKSASLDPFFFAIIDKRSSMPSFGKAIGYLSLMRITPDHLTVEIGNVMFSSALQRTTGATEAIYLLARHAFEDLNYRRVEWKCDSLNAPSRKAALRLGFVHEGIFRQHMVVKGRSRDTAWFSMLRDEWTGNVKGAMEKWLGEENFNDDGSQKKPLQDLTRKTEQ; encoded by the coding sequence ATGGCACTGGCTCGACCACGCGGTCCAATTGTCTCCTCCGGCCCGGCTCTATTACCCACGAACAAGACACGTCTCCCCGGCCGAGCTATTCTCCTAGAAAAGCTTGAGCCAAACCATGCCAGCGATCTCTTCAGCTTGACTGGCGGCAGTGCTCTTGAGAGAACATCTCTATGGGACTACATGGGTGATGGGCCATATTCCGAGGCCGAATCTTTTGAAAAGAGCATCGCCTCGAAATCGGCCTCCCTGGAtccgttcttcttcgcgATAATCGACAAACGCAGTTCAATGCCCAGCTTTGGTAAAGCAATTGGATATCTATCCCTTATGCGAATTACCCCTGATCACTTGACTGTTGAAATTGGGAATGTGATGTTTTCATCGGCCCTTCAACGCACAACTGGTGCCACGGAGGCGATTTATCTCTTGGCACGTCACGCATTTGAAGATCTGAACTACAGGCGAGTCGAGTGGAAATGCGACTCGCTCAATGCACCGTCACGGAAAGCGGCACTGCGCCTGGGATTCGTGCACGAGGGCATTTTCAGACAACACATGGTCGTTAAGGGACGAAGCCGAGACACGGCTTGGTTTTCGATGTTGCGGGATGAATGGACTGGGAATGTGAAAGGAGCTATGGAGAAGTGGCTGGGTGAAGAGAACTTTAACGATGACGGCAGCCAGAAGAAACCCCTTCAGGATCTGACCAGAAAAACCGAACAGTGA
- a CDS encoding uncharacterized protein (ID:PFLUO_001347-T1.cds;~source:funannotate), translated as MLFFSFFKTLTNQTVTIELKNDIRIRGILKSVDQYLNIKLDEVEVLDLDKYPHLSSVKNMFIRGSVVRYVMLPRSEVDVGLLEDATRREAANQAGKAR; from the exons ATGCTCTTCTTCAG TTTTTTCAAGACCCTTACCAACCAGACCGTCACCATCGAACTCAAAAACGACATCCGCATCCGCGGTATCCTCAAGTCAGTTGACCAGTACCTGAATATCAAGctcgacgaggtcgaagtATTGGACCTGGACAAGTACCCGCACCTGTCGTCAGTCAAGAACATGTTCATTCGCGGCAGTGTGGTGCGCTACGTGATGCTGCCACGCTCAGAGGTTGACGTAGGGCTGTTGGAGGATGCGACGAGGCGAG AGGCTGCCAACCAGGCGGGCAAAGCGCGGTAG
- a CDS encoding uncharacterized protein (ID:PFLUO_001348-T1.cds;~source:funannotate) encodes MEEDTRNSQFAGNSSGSLSPSKLPLKQTSPQLKLKTTGLSGPINARLARLMSPLSAETTSSCSDTEWQHQVQEFDDLYDATDDEIDTDDNSTDLSDGCFSPSSTKRSSLETPITRTSITSTSSRKHFLTPLEIPPTSVWPSMTGAHKSSPIPPTPPPKIPVSPAALSILARALPACHAPPSLDGSISSDQESNLSALATPDTHSLPDTSWDVQDVHVRPDVDGSENEEDNSDEGMDTIPISIENPHHNWRHVLGSFPQIPSTPRDRASLSRQQDVELSREPTPSDGGVFLPDDALDMLQHIPLDRTPESWSETSEGNDEMWQLQIPPSRPRSADGVTPASETSGYSFSNLSIPSPGGFFASLAPRARHTWSIPTSNHAPSSAVAEGFYNLPWRRDEGEVVEQVINWPERSPAQDQLTAVPDEDGPPTAIRIVSETPTRPTIAQDSPMSAAFDAGQVQEISRSGTGYEYDELYDKDLNDRAMVSLDRTSVWLAAQESYLAALSDTNPVNENGPVESHSDLDDSDVQNLATDSAPKKAVRFAEGSPQVHSPPPPAHASKDSIYWRGFKAIRQRSGHIDGFLHRNMRFDAIQSIRLGLEDLHINCLTGKYELVRPERPPYKGPFSQAPRNSIVTSVLAEKAQFDKVEKEQLVLAQLMQPMWAVDALRFLNGGKLLASPANKRIARAQAQHKRSPEKKIKRTLRILDLGGQGSCEWAWHAALEFPNAKVYTVHTKNQTVNSAIKGPPNHRLVDVAHLWALPFANNQFDVVSARCLHALLKAECPTGLTRDEFDLVLKECFRCLKPGGYLEFLVLDAEISRAGPFASATSVEFAFNLRTRGYDPVLSKSFLSRLHRTGYTDIKRAWMFLPVGVEPSEQPPPRETPAPRVQSQIEEYEAVQGPVGSTGDIANLTGLLGGWMWEQWLVKLRMEMGRERPKLLEGVGALFDEGRKNGAGWTCLSGWAMKPKRKPSA; translated from the coding sequence ATGGAAGAGGATACACGCAACTCACAGTTCGCAGGGAACAGCTCCGGCAGCCTATCCCCATCCAAACTTCCACTCAAACAGACCAGCCCGCAATTGAAACTGAAAACTACCGGTCTATCGGGGCCTATCAACGCCCGGCTTGCTCGACTCATGTCTCCCCTCTCGGCTGAAACGACCTCATCTTGCTCGGATACGGAGTGGCAGCACCAGGTTCAAGAATTTGATGACCTCTATGACGCGACCGATGATGAGATCGACACCGATGACAATTCAACCGATCTGAGTGACGGctgcttctctccttccAGTACGAAACGATCGAGTCTGGAGACTCCCATCACGCGAACTTCAATTACCTCGACAAGTAGCCGGAAACATTTTTTGACCCCCCTCGAGATTCCTCCGACCTCAGTATGGCCATCTATGACCGGGGCTCACAAGAGTTCGCCAATCCCGCCCACGCCTCCGCCCAAGATCCCAGTTTCTCCTGCCGCGCTCTCAATTCTCGCGCGGGCTTTGCCTGCGTGCCATGCACCGCCTTCTCTGGATGGGAGTATTTCGTCGGACCAGGAATCGAATCTCAGCGCGTTGGCAACCCCTGACACTCATTCACTGCCTGATACCAGCTGGGACGTCCAAGATGTCCATGTTCGGCCTGATGTAGATGGGAGtgagaatgaagaggacAATTCGGATGAGGGGATGGACACAATCCCTATCTCCATTGAGAATCCTCACCACAACTGGCGACATGTCCTAGGCAGTTTCCCTCAGATTCCTTCAACGCCTCGCGATCGCGCGTCTTTGTCGCGGCAACAGGACGTTGAGCTATCTCGGGAGCCTACACCGTCTGATGGAGGCGTTTTCCTTCCTGATGATGCATTGGACATGTTGCAGCATATCCCCCTTGATCGTACTCCGGAGTCGTGGTCAGAGACCTCTGAGGGTAACGATGAGATGTGGCAGCTCCAAATTcctcccagtcgaccacGCAGCGCGGACGGAGTCACTCCAGCCTCTGAGACATCGGGCTACAGTTTTAGCAATCTAAGCATTCCGTCTCCCGgtggcttcttcgcctcgcTTGCTCCCCGTGCTCGTCACACCTGGTCAATCCCAACTTCCAACCACGCCCCTTCATCCGCCGTGGCTGAGGGATTCTATAATCTCCCCTGGCGtcgagatgaaggagaagttgTCGAACAAGTCATCAATTGGCCTGAGCGCTCGCCGGCTCAGGATCAACTCACTGCTGTTCCGGACGAAGACGGTCCTCCGACAGCCATTCGCATTGTTTCTGAAACTCCCACTCGGCCAACCATTGCTCAGGATAGTCCTATGAGTGCGGCCTTTGATGCAGGTCAGGTCCAGGAGATCTCCCGATCAGGAACTGGCTATGAGTACGATGAGCTCTATGACAAAGACCTGAACGACCGGGCGATGGTCAGCCTTGACCGAACCAGCGTTTGGCTTGCTGCTCAAGAGTCCTATCTGGCCGCTCTCAGCGACACCAACCCGGTGAACGAGAACGGCCCCGTTGAGAGCCATTCCGACTTGGATGACAGCGATGTGCAGAACTTGGCAACTGACTCTGCTCCCAAGAAGGCTGTCCGGTTCGCCGAAGGAAGCCCTCAGGTTCACAGCCCACCACCTCCGGCGCACGCCAGTAAGGACTCAATTTATTGGCGAGGCTTCAAAGCCATCCGGCAGCGATCTGGTCACATTGACGGGTTCCTGCATCGCAATATGCGCTTTGATGCCATTCAATCCATTCGTTTGGGGTTGGAAGACCTTCATATAAACTGCCTCACGGGCAAGTATGAACTGGTTCGCCCGGAGCGACCTCCATACAAAGGTCCCTTCTCCCAAGCGCCTCGAAACTCCATCGTCACCTCGGTGCTCGCCGAGAAAGCGCAATTTGACAAGGTAGAAAAGGAACAGCTggtgctggcccagctcatGCAACCCATGTGGGCCGTGGACGCGCTTCGCTTCCTCAATGGCGGCAAGCTGCTCGCTAGTCCGGCAAACAAGCGGATTGCACGAGCACAGGCGCAGCACAAACGTTCCcctgagaagaagatcaaacGCACCCTTCGAATTCTGGACCTCGGTGGTCAGGGTTCATGCGAGTGGGCGTGGCATGCCGCCCTTGAGTTCCCGAATGCCAAGGTCTACACGGTTCATACCAAGAATCAGACCGTCAACAGCGCAATCAAGGGCCCGCCAAACCATCGTCTGGTTGACGTGGCTCATCTGTGGGCGCTGCCATTTGCCAACAATCAATTCGACGTCGTCTCCGCCCGCTGCTTGCATGCTCTCCTGAAAGCCGAATGTCCGACCGGTCTGACCCGAGACGAGTTTGACTTGGTCCTTAAGGAGTGTTTCCGCTGTCTGAAGCCGGGCGGTTATCTCGAATTCCTGGTCCTGGATGCAGAGATCTCGCGTGCGGGCCCGTTCGCCTCGGCGACCTCGGTGGAATTTGCATTCAACCTGCGTACGCGCGGGTACGATCCTGTCCTATCAAAGAGTTTCCTGTCTCGTCTCCATCGCACTGGGTACACGGACATCAAGCGTGCCTGGATGTTCCTCCCTGTCGGTGTGGAGCCCTCTGAGCAACCGCCACCAAGAGAGACTCCTGCCCCTCGAGTCCAGAGTCAGATTGAGGAGTACGAGGCGGTTCAGGGACCTGTTGGCAGCACCGGTGATATTGCTAATCTGACTGGACTGCTGGGAGGATGGATGTGGGAACAGTGGCTTGTGAAGTTGCGCATGGAGATGGGTCGTGAGAGGCCGAAGCTGCTCGAGGGAGTCGGGGCGTTGTTTGATGAAGGCCGGAAGAATGGTGCTGGCTGGACGTGCCTGTCGGGGTGGGCGATGAAGCCAAAGAGAAAGCCGTCGGCATGA